The genomic window ACAGTGCGAGCAGAGGGGTCTATCTTTCTTCACCATGCCTCTGCCGTGACCTTGAGATTGTGTTTGTTGCTGATTTCTTGCCAGAAAGGCTACTTGATTCTGGGAAGCAGAATTGAGTGAAGCTCCTATTGCCCTATGTTTTTCTTCTTGTGTTACAAGAGAAAGGACTTTGTTAATTGTGGGAAAAGGTTCCAAGAGCAAGATTTGCCCGCGAATCTGTGAAAAGGATTCATCCAATCCCATGAGGAAACAGTGGATACACTTAGTTTGAAGAAACTCTTGCATGGCACGCGCATCACTACAATTGCATTGCACCGGGCGATATGAGTTCAATTCTTCCCAAAGAACCTTGATTCTTGTGAAGTATTGTGACACAGACATGACACCTTGTCGAAGATTCATCAAGTCGCACTTCAATTCGAACACGCGAGGGCCATTTCCATGTTGAAAATGCTCCTTCAAATTGTTCCACAACTCCGCTGCAGAATCTGTGTATACGAGAGAGGTAGCAATtcctttttttaacaaaattcaaaatccatgtGCTTATTACGTCATTCACGACTGCCAGTTCTCAAATTTCTTTGGTTCAATGATTGGATCTGGTTTAGGCATCGATCCAGTGATGAAACCAAGCTTACGTTTGGTATTGAGGGCTTTCTGTATCGTGCGGCTCCAAGAATGATAGTTGTCCTTAGCGAGTTGTTGAATGACCAAGATCAGACCAGGTTGATCAGCGGGAGAGAGATTATAAGGATCCACAGCCATTGATGAAGCTGAAGAAACCGTAGATGAGATGAAGCTGGTTGCGCCATGGTTGGTGGAATTAagggaagaaaaaaaatgatgcttCTTTCCAAGTCTCGTTGATCGGAATCGCTTTTTCTACCAAGAACAGAGGTTAAACACACACATTCTCATCGAACTCAGTTGTGTGAGTCAAGGAAAaaggaagagagaagagggaaagaaggagaagaagaaaggggaGAAGAGTGAAAGGTTTAAGAAAAAATTACTTCTGATACCATGTTGAATACTGTGATTGTGAGAGAGTCCAAAAACTGAATTGGCTTACTCAATTGTGTATATATGTATACAAGGTGATGATTTAACTAACTCTGCATGCATCTAGTCAAACTAATTAATATAACTAATTCAGGTCCTAACTAACTTGTTAAGTTATAACAAATTGTACAAGTATATGCTATCGCTAATACTTGTTTGACTCTATATATGGAGAAAAATGTCGTGATCAATGATAATAGGTtgtgtttgtattttttttttaagatataaaTGGAGagataaaaagataaaaacaattttttttttacttttaaaaaataataaaaatacataaatattCTGTTTCCAAATTGTATCTTTATTAATGTGTGTATATATTTTACAGTTTTTTTTCAATTCAATAGAACAAAATTAATTTgatgtaaattttaaattttatttaagagtCCGTCAGAACAATAATACTATTCCACAATTTTTAGTGGCGGTATTTTTTTCTCATTAAATGATTTAACAATGCTTAATAGACCGATGTTCTTTAAGGCATCGATAAACAATTTTGAGGCCATTTTAACAACTGTTGTATAATTGCtgttaaataagtaattaatttgCGACAActgctatttttttttataggttttaaatTGTTACAATTTTTATACAagttcttaaaaaaataaaacaattttaaattttcacaatttttaatgtgaaattaaaaaaatgataaactACAATAGTTTGTACTATTTTTTTACTATAATCTATTTTTTACATTATAATTGATTAAATTTGAGATACTTATACAAAAATACTGAACAATATTTCCATTATTTAGCATATACACAAAATATaagatgaaattttaaattaatttttattatttatttaaaaacgtATAAGTGAACTATTATAAATATTTCTATTTAGTGTCATTGAAATCACACCATTTAAATAAAACCTTATTCTTGGTTTGTTATAACATGGTAACGGATTATTGTTACACTTATAACATTGTAAGGGTAATTAGAGTTATGAATATCAAGCATAGCTTACGATGCATGCAAAAATAATACAAAGATTTCAAGGAAAATAAACAATTCAAATGCTCGACCATGCTTAGAAGACTATATACATTGACGTTTTTTGCGGTTAGAAAATATTACACACACAATAATATTAGGAACCAAGATAATTTCAGCAAAAAATCAGCCAAATACTTTTGAGTGAATCTAAAATATCTACGTGAATGGTACTTATGCTAGGTATTAAgatgttttttttctttgtaaattggatGATTCTAAATCTATTTTttgatttatcatgttttaggcattTGGAGAGGGAAGGAGGGTGCAGAGACGGAAGCTAATTGAATCAGTTTTCGTGATTTACGTTGCAATGATACTGAACGTATCTCTTCCTAATTTGAATGtggtaaaatatttaataaccaatattttaaatcataaataaataaaactaattactatatttataattaattaagttgttccaTTCTTgactatattatttatttatttatttattttttttgttaacggTTCTATATACTTTTTCTTNNNNNNNNNNNNNNNNNNNNNNNNNNNNNNNNNNNNNNNNNNNNNNNNNNNNNNNNNNNNNNNNNNNNNNNNNNNNNNNNNNNNNNNNNNNNNNNNNNNNNNNNNNNNNNNNNNNNNNNNNNNNNNNNNNNNNNNNNNNNNNNNNNNNNNNNNNNNNNNNNNNNNNNNNNNNNNNNNNNNNNNNNNNNNNNNNNNNNNNNNNNNNNNNNNNNNNNNNNNNNNNNNNNNNNNNNNNNNNNNNNNNNNNNNNNNNNNNNNNNNNNNNNNNNNNNNNNNNNNNNNNNNNNNNNNNNNNNNNNNNNNNNNNNNNNNNNNNNNNNNNNNNNNNNNNNNNNNNNNNNNNNNNNNNNNNNNNNNNNNNNNNNNNNNNNNNNNNNNNNNNNNNNNNNNNNNNNNNNNNNNNNNNNNNNNNNNNNNNNNNNNNNNNNNNNNNNNNNNNNNNNNNNNNNNNNNNNNNNNNNNNAACCACATACAATTGGTGTTAGGCAACAAAACTAATACCCTAATTAATATTACAATTGACCGTATTATATTGTACACCACTCATATACACTGCATGTCAGAATTTATTGGTAGTGGCAGCATCTTAAATAAAGTTTCGATTTatgatgaattaatcattgatcTATTAAATTAGAAGATATTGTGAAtaacaacaaaaaataataaaaataattttttaaagttgTTTATTCGaccataattaaaaaatatattctaataataataaaataaaagtagaaaaataatattataaaatttacaaaaataataaaaaataaaataatcttttaataaattttttgttaaaaatttaaactttaaataaattaaaaaattagtatCAGAGTTAAATTAACGATTTTAAGAATATAACAATACCTTTAACCTATGTTACGCGTCAAAAATTTAGTTAATTTATGATAATTTATTTGATAGACGAGATTAGACATCTTTATTCCGATGGTTTTACTAACATTTCTCTAAATTAAATAACCGAACAAGTAAATGCAACACTTATTTGAGAATTTCAAAGCTTAGAATTTGGCTTGTTGTTGGTGCTGCTTTCATCGTTCATTCCAAGAGTGGCTTTTACCGTCGTGGTTCTGGTTGCTTCTTGTGCAACGTTTTTGACTTGCTCTCCCGTCTATATatatcatcataaaattcaaatgcAAACAAACACACTATTAATATATTCAGCCAAGACATGCAGTTAATTTGTTAGAATCAGTCATTTTagcatattattttttaaataaaattttggtaaaattataatttaataattaaaaaattattgaaggatattttagaaaaaaataatataattattaattttttttaaaaatacaacttaatcaataaaagaataatttattaaagagtattttggtaagcaaaatttaatgataaaaaataaaatttttgttaatgggtatttttttaaaaaataatttattttttcttaaaaaatggataaagttaacattagttaacacaaaaagtttaaaatggattaaTAAAGAggaaattttttaaaagttagaatggaagagaatgtacatttataaaatagaggaaatgagagtgtcattttagcatctcgcagGAGTGGGGAGTTgaattttctctattttttaatattttctcaATCTAATCATTCTATCAGGCTATTTAATTATTCTATCGTTAATTTATTTCTGTTTAGTTTTTTGTTCGACATAATTTTTTCTATTGAATTTGATGccagcaatatatatatataaatatatatatatatatatatatatatatcatttttttCAATAATGAACAACtttatatatgttgattgttggtGTATTATTTACATTCTCATAAAACAAGATCGTTGATGATACCACATTCAAATGTGATTGATTTTGGGATTCATACCTGGGTTTGCCCAATGATTTCGTTTGTCATTGTTGTGCACAATTAATTAATCTCTCTAGGTACTGGAATATATGTATCTATATGGGGTCACATTTTTAATCTATTATGATTTTAGAACTGAAATTTATACATACTCTATGATCGATGACATGTGTCTATTTCTGTCCACAATTTAGAAATGGTTTCCAATGGTGGTAGCTAATAAAGGGTTAGGGTTAATTTGAGATTTAGAATATTTCAAACTAAATTATGtagttaatatattttaaaatttgtcaTAAAATTACTCGTATTTTTAAAAGTGTAAACTAATAAGAAGAGACgatatatgaataattatatttttttatttttagaattcaCTAAAAATTGAAGTctagattatttttttaaacaTGAAATTCTAATANNNNNNNNNNNNNNNNNNNNNNNNNNNNNNNNNNNNNNNNNNNNNNNNNNNNNNNNNNNNNNNNNNNNNNNNNNNNNNNNNNNNNNNNNNNNNNNNNNNNNNNNNNNNNNNNNNNNNNNNNNNNNNNNNNNNNNNNNNNNNNNNNNNNNNNNNNNNNNNNNNNNNNNNNNNNNNNNNNNNNNNNNNNNNNNNNNNNNNNNNNNNNNNNNNNNNNNNNNNNNNNNNNNNNNNNNNNNNNNNNNNNNNNNNNNNNNNNNNNNNNNNNNNNNNNNNNNNNNNNNNNNNNNNNNNNNNNNNNNNNNNNNNNNNNNNNNNNNNNNNNNNNNNNNNNNNNNNNNNNNNNNNNNNNNNNNNNNNNNNNNNNNNNNNNNNNNNNNNNNNNNNNNNNNNNNNNNNNNNNNNNNNNNNNNNNNNNNNNNNNNNNNNNNNNNNNNNNNNNNNNNNNNNNNNNNNNNNNNNNNNNNNNNNNNNNNNNNNNNNNNNNNNNNNNNNNNNNNNNNNNNNNNNNNNNNNNNNNNNNNNNNNNNNNNNNNNNNNNNNNNNNNNNNNNNNNNNNNNNNNNNNNNNNNNNNNNNNNNAAATAAAACTAAACattaaagaaaaaattgaaattttcttAAAGCAACTCCAAACCAAAAAtataagaaaacaaagaaaaaaaagaagcagtTGCGTGTAGTTCATGTCTTCATGAGGCATGATGAGTTATGGATAGTTGGATACATCATCTGTGCGCCTCATGAAATCCAACGTCTCCCAATGATTATTAAATTATGATAATTCAATGCTATGAACACGTGGCAAAATTCTACACGTTCATTGCGTCATCCAAATCCATCCCTCGGCACTACAATTGATGCCCTGTAGCCATAGAGTGGCACGTGCTGAACACGTGTCATGAAGTAGGACACGTGGTCATCATACACACCCCAATCAGATTCTATAAATAGAGCATGCAGCTCAATCCACCTCCACCAACAAAAACTGTTTGCATTCACATAATCACAAATAGTGACACTTATTATATCCTCTTCCAAACTGTAACCCTTTTTCAAGTAGAAAATATGGCATCTCATGATCAAAGCTTCAGAACTGGTGAGGCCAAGGGCCAAACTCAGGTAAGTCTAAAGTATCATATTTCATGTCTTTTTTATGCAATGATGCAATTTCAAATGTTCATTATATATCCATCACCAGATATTGATTATAAAAAAGCCACATTATTATTATATTCACATAAATAATTCGTAAGTTATGAATTTTTCTGCTCATTGAGGGTTCAATGCAAGTCTATAACTTGAGAATCACGTGTAGTTTTAATAgttataaaaggaaaaaaaaagtgtcTATTTTCGTACATAATAActctataaaaaaaatacataaaaagagTCGGAAGGAATCGATATTAATAAtttgttaaattatttttaaatatcaatTTCACGTAACTAAGTCACCATCTTAGTTACTTGGGTTTCATTACttttgtaaaataaaatataattttactaTCAAATATGTAGTTCTAttaattttttagaaaagaaaatataatttTACTATCAAATACGTTAATATTCTGTAATTTTATGTATATATTCATTCTTTATGCTAGGTAGACATAAAAAAACAGACAGAATTTactttatttagcattaattaattgtcgtaACAATTAATGAATATTGAATAAGACAAATTATTGCTGTTTttagctaattttttttgttaccaaacattttcgatTGAAAAAATATATTACATTGAATACATTTTTTTTTCCCTCAACTTTGTTTTTTAAGTCTGAAGATTATAAACTCAATAGCATTTGTTGATGATTTAGGAAAAGACCAACCAGATGATGAGTAACATTGGGGACAAGGCCCAAGCTGTAAAGGACAAGACAGCCCAAGAGGCCCATTCTGCATGGGATAAGACAGCCCAAACAGCCCAAGCAGCAAAGGACAAGACCCAGCAGGCAGCCCAAACTGCAAGGGACAGGACTAGTGACACGGCCCAAAACACAAGGGAGAAGGCCCAAAACACTGCTGGCGCAACAAGAGATAAAGCATCAGAAATGGGCCAGGCCACTAGGGAATCGGCCCAGGCCGGTAAGGACAATGCTGGTGGGTTCCTTCAGCAAACTGGGGAAAAGGTTAAAGGCATGGCACAAGGTGCTGCTGATGCTGTGAAACAAACATTTGGAATGGCGCCACATGAAGATGAACATGAACACCCAAGAAGGGATCACTagtttaaaaaatcaaaattgtttGTGTTTTTCTTAATTTGGTGTTTTCAATAAGGTGTGTGATTTCTTCCCTCTTGTATTAGTAGTAATGAGGGAAGGAATGTACTATTATCTAGTCTTAGTACCACAATTCTTCTACTTTGTATATGCAAGTATGAAG from Arachis ipaensis cultivar K30076 chromosome B09, Araip1.1, whole genome shotgun sequence includes these protein-coding regions:
- the LOC107618995 gene encoding late embryogenesis abundant protein 2; the encoded protein is MQLNPPPPTKTVCIHIITNSDTYYILFQTVTLFQVENMASHDQSFRTGEAKGQTQEKTNQMMSNIGDKAQAVKDKTAQEAHSAWDKTAQTAQAAKDKTQQAAQTARDRTSDTAQNTREKAQNTAGATRDKASEMGQATRESAQAGKDNAGGFLQQTGEKVKGMAQGAADAVKQTFGMAPHEDEHEHPRRDH